The stretch of DNA ttaggtttatttacctcttattagactcctctaataatgaactaattaacttcttaatcagttgttctttagatctagtgcatgcataacaaaatgaaagatttataagaaaaacaatgtctctTAAATTGAAgcttggttcgaaaatatgggcataagtaaggtcaccttccttcacttgttcttgagcttaatatgatggttgatcctcctaagactccaagtatagaagacactccaataagttgcacccaagatttaacccaaaaattcctactaatattaactagatatgtagtagaaatgcttccttaatatcactaatatttctaatattactacttctagtaatagttggagagtattagtattttagAGTGTTTGGaggattttgcatgtgaggaaagtatgagagaaaacaagcaaaaaccaagaaggaaaaatgagcaacaaatgctcatatttaagagccaaaaaccggtggcctcttaCATGAGGGAATCTTTTCctcttgtttttacttgtttgtataGCATAAGTAGGGTGTAGGGGACAATTATGTAAGATGTAGTATGATTAAGGTTATGTGATATGTCACTATCACACtctaaccaaaataaacaaaagacaaaTGGAGCATCCTTTGCTCTCCTTTTGGCCGGATTTATGGAGCTCTTTTGCTCTATTTTTGCCTCTTGTCATTTgttccacaaatgcttataagtcatatgtttaactatcttacataattaattattaatgtaatcatttaacacttaaatattacaattaataatataatatacacttcactttttgagtagtatactaccattatatcaacatataatgggtcctataattactagttagttaaaattacaacttcttgtaactttaaataactaattacctctacctcaaaacttatataaaacctcaactaatttagtaatttaatacttaattactaaattaaatcttatttaatcacattacaataagacataAAATTGCACTcctataattaaggaattaatcaatttgtatcgcatacaattaattaaacatctatttgggcctcatccaataggtgtgacctaaagggatcaactgaccaccaccgtcacacgacagtaatgtcaaactctagttagccaattattaccgattaatgacgatcagttgactatacaaagaatcatccctcacgtatttttagtatgagatttaattatgatattaaatcatgtgatcgcactattgttgaggacacattttccaacaatctcccacttgtccgagacaagtgtacgtcaccaattctcttgtcctattacaatctcccactcaatgcaaggtgtcttgcaggtcgtacttacacttgatcatatcttgagtggtttcctcgatatggagagtaactgtctgaccggaattatctaccatagataccttccgagcgtggtcacgcatttccagttaactactcctcgagtggccttgagatttcaaacaaccctgacaaggggtggacaattcctatcgccctattcccttcgttcagccacagtccatcataacccaaaatatacccagtttgacctcatttacgaaatcgtagagtataaatcaaagctaataagAAGTTGTTCCAACTTGGGCAAATAGTCTCTAgtaaaaagaattgactcataagaatactatagtagctcttgccacgaccaggctttatgaattactagaactctataagaggtcactgcccgacagagtgtcccatatagtctgcctatgtgatcgactagtcatcccatatgactctatgacacttgaacttgccatcaatcacatcacaatctagtcacttccagacgtcacctcatataagtaactagggcgaataccatgtcaatccagttcactttaatggggttcaatttgtctctacaacccattcggatacgacaaggtagcgggtgagtttaatgaaactcaaacgataaatgcgattataaCATATGAagagtcaatacactattactacttcatatattataatctttagtgtactattaacactagtttagatgcaataaaagcttggaaagtgAATATACCCTacatccatatattccaacttttcaATTGctttttccttccattcaatgtcatctccaatgacatgaatttatctaagtatatgtctagacttattactagacttgggctctttaacttgaaagatgctcccactgttatcgcataacttgtgacaaaatcatttgtagagggattcacacttaatccctacattgacgattttatcacaatttacttagattccttttgtagaatttgcaatgtgcgaaactaaaacacttttctagtcgcttactccttagtcaataagatatcctaggatttcaacaaatcccttttggtttggaaactaaagtttgtgcaacccttcaacacataacttagtttatcatctaaacatatgaacgaatccttaattcttctcaagaatctcaaggatgttctttaaggcttccacaagccatatcatgggaattatcttgttattgacttatcatgttcTTAACATATATCatatcatggcatgtgcgtctgttggcatacatgatcgttctaatggcggaaacattaacaatcgatttcatgtgatcaacaacttaataggttcagtgaatgactatgactccatcatagtatttccacttctatcaacatgaatatcctatttgaccttgttgatgtacaataggtatgaaagatcttatcatcataagactctctactctatgccaatattctctcacatagattcaaaaatctagaatactttgcatcccattccaagtctctcaatcactcttgccagaagagagcattagtacattattctcaataagtaatatgtcttcaatatataagacatggaaacatgattctggctcccacttaacttcatgtataattatgattcttcaatcatgtgtatgaaaccattcactattatcacatgaaaagtataatcctttaatgcttgcttaagaccatcctaggttcacttaagaaagctacacataagatgttaggacccttaaatctttatctaaggttttgtgtttcgaacacttccttctctaaattcccattttagaaaagcgaatttttatttgccattcttcattagaataaaatgcggcaattcctaacacaaattatcttgatcaacatcttcataatcttatgcatttgtgtactctgaagctctatttacctttaaagagaccttcactttaaagtaaatctactcatgagcaaccatttttggattgtaatgcttcggctcgtatgtaacaaggtcatgatactatcactttcacaaagtaatatttttaaacaataagacatgtgcgataaactcccaccgAACTATGCCCCCACTCTATAGTTTCATTACTTTtacaaagtaacactataagacatgtttgtaacgatccaatctactcccactctatctctcagaaatacatctatcttcttgagagatagctttatgagttacaaacatatatatgttggagtattaggagtttatctagactatgcattagctttcaaaaggccatccttatcatggcagtttgattcatgtaatatgcgagtcttatccatgtcatctgtttaatagactctctattctaggtatctcctggttgaccatctgtttagaataatgtgtccgtatggtatcgtaaattccctactttatgagttcaatagctcatcacaactttataattgtactttcataagtaagttgttacatTTAGTAACAATGagataaggagaatcaaattcatagcttatggacatataatgatctaatcatcataatcgtctatttgatcaatttgagttgtcTATCTAACGTTTTTCTACGCAaggaattaatgatgatgattttagaacaagtaataaaataagtgatttgggttgaaaaccaaatcacaaatatccaaagcacaacaattgtttaaaggattacaaaccaatttccaagtcacacaaggaaatcaaaatagttctaaaaacttcaaatacatcataaaattaaagacaaaacaaattaaagccaagcttccaatgatccatcaccacggttggctactctagcttcccatatgatcctctaggcttgcttctccttgcctttgtccttgctaggaggccctatttacaataaaaagggtaatcatcacaacttgtatcatcataccaaggttgagattgaaacataaaagatagggatcgttatatacctactggaataaactttccagctttgatgtcgccaaggtatttggaacagtttctcttccaatgcccaacaccacaacaatagtggcacttgtccccggaggaggcactgtacttgggcttggaggagcttgcttcataagtcttagctttgttcctgttgggagttcgcttcatttcctttttcccgcctttcttgaaggttccttgctcttatgattgacattgagcacatctttggtggtgctaacacttagccccatgtccctttcggcttgcacaagcattttgtgcaactcatcaagggaaactttcttatcttgcatattaaaattcacccggaattgaacatatgctttgattttgttaagGGAATGAAGACTTCGATCAATTTCGAGTTcatcgggaatttccaccttatgcattttcaaggtctcaacatgctccatcaacttgagcacatgaggactcacttttttggccctccttaatgttaagatcaaagaatacggaggccgcctcatattgtatgaccctaggagctcgtgaaaacatgttcacaagcttcatgtagatctcatgagcggtgctaatctttatagcacttcgttggagttcgacctccattgcaaagatcaacacgtttttgattgcggccgactccttttggtaaacctcataggctaaCCTACCGGCGGCGGTGGACATAacattaggttcggtgggagatgcctcggtaaggtaacgaagcttgtcgtcaccctccgcggccaagcgaagttgcacGTCCCAATCGgtgaaattggacccattcttttctaacttacaacgatccatgaaggatcggagccatgacacattggtaagtgTGGTGGAACTAGTAGATGTGCAGTGTAAACTATGGGGACATACACAAATTGAACACTCCCTGAAACAGACAAAGAGCAATGTtcagggaatgcaataaacttgaggatttttgtaaaaatagtaaatggacttgaaaaattatgaaacttggtgaaaatttagttaaaatgataaaATTAAACTGTGCCAAATATCAGAATTTTACACGCattctaagtatttttaataattaGAAGACCAGGCTGACATAGGTGAAATCTCAGACAGTTTCTCAGGAAGACTCTTGTGACTGTTTTTGTGATATTTTCTGAATAAAACAGGGATATAATCATCAAATTTactctcaagcaagcacagagacTAAATTTAATAATTTGGAGAGATTAAGACTAAAttgttcaagcaagcacagaatcAACTCAAGCTTAATCAGACAATGCACTTAAAACAGTTCAAGCAAGAATAGACCTGTTCTAAGTAacaccacagatccttaatcaccttctaagtaagcacaagaagatattaagtctgacttacaactaagactcaacaaagttaataagatttgcaaattttgagagaaatctcaaggttttttcattaatcaaagtctgagtaaaacagactgaggaatggtccttatataggccttcttGTGAAGTTTTCAGTACATGATAAACCCTAGACaactccatctaagggccaggattagACTTAGGAAACAAACAAGAGTAGTGAACTTATTTTAGAACGGATACAAAAGAAAATTAAGGCAAACTGAGTGGAACAAAAGAACTGCAGGTTGATAGTGACATGTTGTCCTCTTGACTGTTGCATTTCTTTGGCTGGTTTTTGGAGTCAAAATGGCCCTGGTCCAGGCATCTTGTGTAGCTCAAGGCTTCATCTATAAATGCTGAAATAAGTCAGTGCTTTCTTTGTGGAGAGTTTTCACCTGCTTGGCCAAAAATGGCAAACTTTGCTTTATCTGAATTACCCCACCTGCAACTTGCTTCAGTTTTGATTTTTCTATGGAATTCTTTAGGATTAGTCCCTGGCTCCTTAGGATTAACTTAATATTAGTTGAAAAGAGAGTCAGCTGGCcaaggtggttgttggtggcCGGCCTGGCTGCTGTTCTGGTGGCCTGATGAGACTGTACTGCCAGATGAGGTTGCCTGAGTGTTGTTCCTGGTTTGATTTATGCCTGGTATCCCTGACTCAGCATAAGTGTGCCTTGCTTGCTCTTGTTCAGCCTCCAAAAGAGTGTTGGCCTGGGTATCAGCTCCTACTGCAACTCCCCCTAGCTGAACAGGGCTTGACCTCTAGCCTGGATCCTCCTCCTCAGAACCTTCATAGAATGGACTGAGATCACCCACATTGAATGTACCATGAACCCCATAGTCCCCTGGCAAGTCAATTTTGTAAGCATTTGGGCCAATTCTTTCCAAGACCTCAAATGGTCCATCTGCTCTAGGTATAAGCTTGTTCTTTCTCTTGGAAGGGAATATTTCTTTCCTGAGGTGTAGCCAAACCAGATCTCCTGCCTCAAATTCTTTTTCCTTTCTAGGTTTCTTGGCTTGCTTCTTGTACAGCTCATTGGACCTTTCAATTGGTTTCCTTACAGTTTCATGCAGCTTCAGCAGTTGTTCAGCTGTTCTCTTGGCATCAAGACTGAGCTCTCCCCTTGGGTCAGAAGACAAGTCCAAGGGCATGAGTGGATTaaccccatagactatctcaaaagGACTATGACCAGTAGCAACAGATGGTGCTCTGTTGAATGCAAACTCAGCTGCATCTAACTTTAAATCCCAATCCTTCAAAGTCTTGCTAACTAGACACATTAGAATCCTCCCCAAAGTTTTGTTGGTGACCTTAGTTTGGCCATTTGTCTTGTGATGGTTGGAGGTACTGAACAAAAGCTTTGTTTTCAGCAGCTTCTATAGGGTCTTCCAGAAGTAGCTCATGAACTTGGTATCTCTGTCTGATACAATTATCTTAGGAACCCCATGGAGTCTCACAATTTCTTTAAGATATAGCTCAGCAACACTAACAACATCCTCAGTTTTCTGGCAGGCTATGAAGTGAGCCATCTTACTGAacctatccacaaccaccatgattaATTCTTTGCCCCTCTGTGTCCTAGGTAGTGCCACAATGAAATCAAGGCTCACATCTTCCCAAGGCTTATCAGAGATAGGCAGTGGAGTGTAGGGTCCTGCTTGGAAGGAGCTCTTGGCTTTCTGGCATGTTGAGCACCTTCTAAGGTCTGCTTGAACATCACCTATCATCCTAGGACAATAAAACTGATCCTGCAAGATCTCTAGGGTCTTCTGTACCCCAAAATGTCCCCCTAGtcctcctgaatggacttccctgattagAAAATCCCTGTAAGATCCCTTTGGCACACACAGCTTGTTACCATGAAACAGAAATCCTTCTTGCAGCATGTACTTCTTGCCCTGAGTTGAACCTCCTTTTGTGAGAGTAATCCACTCCTCAGAGAAGTCAGGATCCTCCCCATACATCTCCTTCATGAATTCAAACCCAACGACCTTGTTACTCATGACAGTCAACAAAGAGTGCCTCCTTGATAGGGCATCAGCTACCACATTTTGTTTTCCTTCCTTATACTTTCTTGAAAAGTTGAAAGCTTGCAGGAATTCTACCCACTTAGCATGTCTATGGCTCAGCCTGTGTTGGCCATTAATGTATTTCAGGGACTCATGATCAGAATACACCACAAATGGCTTAGGTTTTAGGTAGTGATTCCAATGTGTAAGGGCTCTTATTATTGCATAGAACTCCttgtcataagttgaatatttcaGCTTGGCTCCATTTAACTTCTCACTAAAATAGGCCATAAGTCTCTGGCCTTAGATTAGGACAACTCCTATCCCaactccactggcatcacactctacttcaaacAATTGTTCAAAGTCAGGCAGCTTTAGAATGGGAGTCTCACACATTAACTTCTTGATTTTCTCAAAGGACTGCGGAGCAACTTCAGTCCATTGGAAATCTCCTTTTCTCATGCACTCAGTGATGGGTGCAACAATTGAGCTGGGATTCTTAAAGAACCTCCTGTAAAAAGATGTTAGACCATGAAATCCTCTTACTTTTGTGATTGATTGTGTGACTGGCCAAGTTTGTATAGCCTTAATCTTCTCCTGATCAACTGATATCCCTCTTCCTGATATAATATATCCCAGAAATGCaacctcattgaccatgaaggtaCATTTCTCAAGCTTCCCATATAGCTTCTGTTCCCTGAGTATTTTAAAAATGGCTTCCAAGTGTAATAGATGTTCAGATGGACTGCTGCTGTAGATGAGTATATCATAAAAGTATACTACAACAAATTTTCCAAGGCAAGGCAACTTCAGTCATTAGCCTTATGAAAGTGCTTGGGGCATTaaataacccaaatggcataacaagccattcatacaaccTATGTTTGGTTTTGAAAGCTGTCTTCCACTCATCACCTTCTCTCATTCTCACCTGATGATATCCTTGCCTGAGATCTATCTTTGAAAAGATTTGAGCCCCACTGAGCTCATCTAACATGTCATCTAGCCTTGGAATAGGGAACCTGTACTTGACTGTGATGTTGTTTATAGCCCTGCTATCAGTACACATCCTCTAAGTTCCATCTTTCTTAGGTAATAGTAAAGCAGGCACTGCACATGGACTCAATGATTCCCTCACAAATCCCTTTGTCATTAATTCTTCAATCTGATGCTGCAGTTCCTTGGTTGTTGTGGGATCACATCTGTAAGCTGGCCTGTTAGGGAGCACAGAACTAGGTACAAGGTCTATGTGATGATCAATGCCCCTCAGGGGTGGTAAACCACTAAGCAACTCAGCTGGGAAAACCTCCTTGTATTTCTGAAACAGAGGTTGAACCTCTGCAGGCACATCAGGATCCTCCTCAGTGTTGATTTCCCTTGACAGAAGAAATAGCACAGGTTGCTCTTGTTTTAActctttgatcatggctgcttCAGATAAAAACAATACTCCATTAACCTCCTCAGGCATATTAGGACTTCCATAACCTCTCTGGTTTGGTGGTAAGGGAGTCAGGGTGACTTTCTTGCCATTATGCTTGAAGACATAAACATTTTCCTTTCCCTGGTGAATGGCGTTCCTGTCAAATTCCCAGGGTCTTCCTAACAGCAGATGGCAGGCATCCATAGGGACCACATCACATAACACTTCATCCTTGTACACCTTTCCAATTGAAAAAGGAACAATGCACTACTTGTCAACTCTTACTTCAGTCCCTTTGCTTAACCATCTCAGCTTGTATGGACTGGGGTGCTCCTGGGTAGGCAAAATCAACTTGCTGACCATAATGGTGGAAGCTACATTGGTACAGCtccctgtggacagcgggccgcccacgggggcgcttggtgagaagcgaaaacaagcgtttgcattttgtatggagtcgccaccaatttttatgggaaattggaaccgttcgaatacctcgtgtcatgtcaagacacaaagtagtgacatgaacactaagcaatcgttacccttagcattctatgtctagaatgactctcgtggatgccaatgaacacgggtgctcacggagatctggagtaaggggcgagggtacgtattaggaagctcttttgatcgaacacctaatcccgcccgcctcgatagcggcctctactaatgattagggaagttattcgtacttgatatatcgtcggctataatgcatgcaatgcaacatccatagattaatcctaacatgtgaagaattagactaagtcggttaacacgtagtttagcatacaattgatgtcgaagtaagatttaatgttgatttacatgtgaaaacatacaaatgaagaaagaaatacaataattgaaaattacaataatgaaaattacattaattacattggattaggcgatttatgtcgaaaataccgctaaaacggacaatttgagaaaaagaataaaagaaagaatcaaataaattaacgaacagaacagaaagtgataatacggatattagttaattatacgtagactaattaattacgtcaaggcagaaaaggagttcagggacagagctcatcctggaacaggcgcagcaggactgcgccctctggaagaggcgcaacagttgctgcgtctgttccaagggtgagttctggctgtgaagccggaactgcaaaccgttaatgtcgattaGTGAATTTAAAGGatgattgataatatttactcggatgaaagtgattagcagattaattacatgtgaatgatggtcataaaagcgataaacatgaatgagacggaatataacgaattaattacatgatgaagcgatgttaatgaatgagtcctctattgaaatcaattaactaggttggatatgacgaatatacaatgaatatgtgaataaacaaacgaaaactatatcaatgacgaatcccagaaacccaatatgaacaaattgaatctctgaaatccgggtttgaatattaatgacgaaaacccgtaaatattgaattacttgggatttaagtcggatttgaataattaaaacatgttaatgatgaaggaattatgtgatacaatatacatgtgaatattaatgatgatggacgaagaatttaagaaaacaagtgaaaaataaataaacaaagacgaattacagaggacgaggaagaagaaaagaagcaggaactgcggcagcctcacgaagaggcgcaaagagaatgcgctccttcaagaggcgcggcgattcttgcgtcttttctcgatcgtCGATCTTacgaaatccgcaaaaacagagttttaaagcacggttttagaaatcggttttaatggtgtattcgacataaatcttacaatgatgatacgataaatgaaatacaataaataaagagaattatacaccctcagacttacatgttgacgaaacgagatgaactaagaatcgactagtgaatgctcgacgcgaatgcaaagagagtgccctcgtaagaggaaaacgattaaaacaaattgattaattagattgattgagtgtagttggtcaaattggtcggtcatgcaacggagaggctggtacccggaaagatccgagcttacgtggtcggaagtccaagcacgtaggcgccaattagtaagaacgaagtctagaatgcaaagggagaagagaagggcggacactcgcgtgagaaatatgaggaacgaaagctcctatttatactaatcacgcgaaggaatagggtttcggagactctttggaagtgaatctcggaaagatataaaaaagatacgtaaatcatgcaaagaagggcctgggaagaggcgcggcgagccctgcgtctcttggaagaggcgcaacactgcttcgtctattcccggaggtttcctcccttgaagaaagatttccgcgtttgagttatggtaggacggaaataatccgattatcttgtgaatattacgggatattgtttgccaaaagataaaatttgtaaaatatggaatagaaatatccggaacattccgaacattcgactcgggatttaacattatcgaaaaatggagacggtttttgaaccggactccgaatgtactctaattactgccaaaacgaccgtatcgggacgtagatgacaactaagaggttgacattaatatttgagcaatcacttgacgataatcttacgaatcgtcacaaatcgttccgcgtatcaaacatgcggcccaatcatcaccggtggtttgcgggaggtgcgaaacgaggtgtctctgagcccccactttgacagaGGCTTgtacaaggcgaaagtcaaagtatagccatcaggtcaatcgaagattacaacctgacgactatggcgacgcgaggcggctcaaggggtctgagccaaggacctatcgtcgggaacattttagagtctgtcgactatcggggagggtcgtttaaagtccattagactacgtaaggaggctcgccatccataagaagagatcatacctgagacttaatcgaacttcgcggggaaacaagaaatattgaaagcagcaggacgtcggtagaaactgctggggaatccgcttgcgtcggtctcaagcgaactctggcgaaatttgaggttgaatctgcttgcgtcggtctcaaacaaattCCTGTTGGGgaatattgacgactaggaacatcttgatcgtcgcggAAGGAAATCTcgaatgagcagtactgcaaaatactactgcgcgggacagacgactaggaacatcttgatcgttgCGGAaggaaatcttgagtgagcagtactgcaaaatactactgtgCGGGACGAATTGAATTTGGACAacactgcaaaatactgtcgcaCTGGATAAAAATGCGCACCGAAACGAAAGAcaatcatcgaaacggaccaaaagaatataatagcgttgaagaagaggcgcaccaaggatgggcccacaaataacgaactcataacgaatttttgaaaattcgtatggagggaacacaaggaagaggcgcagcaagagctgcgtctcttggaagaggcgcagcgcctgctgcgtcctttccccaaattggctatttccgcgtaaaaacgcgaaatcagaaggattataattcattatttcgaaactcaattccttcaatttctctctcaaatcttcaccatttccgttgaggttggattcaaaagcttgcattaaacatgattaatcgaggtatgtgtcttaatcttgcattaatcatctatatttgtcgaattttgagccgcgagaattagggttttcgacccttttgatcgaaaatttggggcttttcccccaaatggatttgctt from Silene latifolia isolate original U9 population chromosome 10, ASM4854445v1, whole genome shotgun sequence encodes:
- the LOC141607627 gene encoding putative mitochondrial protein AtMg00860, with protein sequence MCTDSRAINNITVKYRFPIPRLDDMLDELSGAQIFSKIDLRQGYHQVRMREVYFYDILIYSSSPSEHLLHLEAIFKILREQKLYGKLEKCTFMVNEVAFLGYIISGRGISVDQEKIKAIQTWPVTQSITKVRGFHGLTSFYRRFFKNPSSIVAPITECMRKGDFQWTEVAPQSFEKIKKLMCETPILKLPDFEQLFEVECDASGVGIGVVLI